AACCACAAACCCGTGAGTACAGTGACCGACCGGGACTTTCGTAAGCCGGAGTATCTTGTCCACAGCTCATCACTGTGCGGGACCAGTAGCTTGTTGGTCCTGCTGTGTTGTGTGGCGCTGTGCCCTCagccgtgtctgtgtgtacacagGTGATGAATGGACGGATGGCAGTTCACGCTGTCAAAGAGCACGCCAACGCTAGTTCCCGGCTCAAGTCTCTGCCTGTGAGTTGCTCCCTTCTGGTCCTGTCTGTCACACTGTCCATCAACGTTCTGCTGTCTCTATaccatgtgtttctgtgtttaccTACTGGATGTTTTACTGTGAATTGTCTAGATTTCCTCACTGAAGCAGAATGGCCTTTTGCAGTCCCTGGCATCAGGAGAACAGCCTCAAAGGAAAGGTAACTCCCACCTGTTGGGCCTCTTTCCAAAGGAACGACCATGTATCCTAGCTACTGAACCAGGCAACCCTGGCAGGTCCCCCCCCTAGACGCTGACCCAAGGGGCGGAgtgggggagggtggagggacaAGGGGCAGGACACCCAGGTATCAGGGTGGAGACGGGGGAAGGTGTGGTTCAGATGGAAAATGAACTGGAGAGGGGGTGACACCATAGAACCATGCCTGGACTATTGCCCCTCGTCTGGGTATCTTGTTACAGGTTAGCGCTGCGTGTTTGTGAGTCGtgctttttcttcagctgggtgtgtttttttgttgttgtttttccagcagtgtgtgtatgtgtgttagttGCAATTTttcaactgtgtgtttgtgtgtgtgttttttctttctttcaaatgtgtctgtatgtgtcttagttgttttttcttcaactgtgtgtgtgtgtgtgtgttttatttggcTGTTGTTCAACATTTTGTGTGTTAGTAGCTTTTTCCTCTGCagagtgtgcttgtgtgttttacagAGGAGAGCGCGGAGGTGGAGCAGGCtcgagaggagtgggaggctctAGAGAGTATCCAACCAGGTGAGTTGTTGTTAGGGGCAACGTCTGGCTATTCCCGGCCTCCTCGAAAACGGTCTGTCCTCCACTTCAGATATGAGTGTGTTAACGTGTGCTGTTGTCCTGGGGGCCTGCAGTGGTCAGTGAGGAGCCCAGTCCCACCCCCCTCATCTCCTTCAACGAGGCGCTGCAGCACTTCCAGACCACCGACTTCGGAGAGGTGCTGGTAAGACAGTAACTCCCCTCTTAATTGGACATTTTAACGACCGCATTCTGCGGTCCCCCTCGCCACGGAAAACACTCAGCGTTATGTCCTTTATCTTTCCCCCGCAGAAGAACATCCAGCCCACCGTCCGCAGGACGGGCCTGGCCGCCCTTTCGCATTTCCTGTTCGGCCCGCCACGACTTCACAGAGAATTGCTGGAGGAGAGGGACCTGGTGTTTGCCATAGCAcaatgtatgtgtctgtctgtctgtgagcgCGTGCGCGCGTTTTCTTAATGACAGATAGGGTTTTGCGGATGATTATCAGCCGGTTGTGTGTTCTCTGTAGGTTGTTTGGATAACAGTCAGACGGTGCACATGCGTGTCCTACAGACCATCTATAAGAAGCTGACCGGTAGCAGGCTGGACTGTCCTCGCTTGGGCTCGCATTGGGAGAGCGTGGGATTTCAGGGTGAGACACCTGTGCTTCCTTAGATGCCTCTGTCACACTGACATGGAGTGTATACAGAGGGGAAAAACGTGCTGTTTGTAATGAACGGTACACTGAAATGAGACTGCGTAGGTACGGACCCAGCCACAGACCTGCGCGGCACGGGTTTCCTGGGACTGATGCACACCCTCCACCTGGTGATGGACCCTGAGACGCTACCGCTGGCCAGAGACATCTACAAGCTGTCCCATCACCCCACACAGGTACCCAGCCCAGTTATTTAGCGCGAGCAGGTTTCGCCAACTCACCGCCGTTTCTGCTCTTTCTTCCCTGTCTGTTTCCAGAACTTTCCATTCTGTGTGATGTCCATCAACATGACGCGCATCGCCTTGCATGCTCTCAGAGAAGAGGCCCTCGCTAAGTAAGTGTCCTGTGCTCCTCCTCAGTGACATAGGGACAGGCTCCCAACAGTGTGTTCACCGGTTGCCTGTGTTCCTCCAGGGAGTGTAACCGGCGACAGCAGGTAGTGGGGGTTTTAAGTGAGTTCTATGTTGCCACATTCCTGCACCTCTACCAGCTATGGAAGAGCCAGCGGAAGACCATCTCCGACTCTGGCTTCGTCCTCAAAGGTAACTCACCGGGCTTTTACTGCTGACTTGAAGAATGTTGCCAAGATCCCCTTTTTCAGGCAAAAACCGATGTTTGAAGCTTAGTTGTGATTCTGTTGCAAAGGTGATACATCTTGGTATTGTAGTAGAAAATCAAGCGACTCCTTTCAACCAGTTTTAACACAATAATATCTGCTTCTTTCCAGAAGTGGAGCTTTTTGCCAAAAAGAACCCCAAGCAGATGCTGCGCCGGCTCGATGTCTTCCTGAAGGAGAGGAGGTCGGGTGGCACCCCCCGAGTATCCCCAGACCCCACGGCCCAGCATCCCTCACCCTgcctgggggagaggggggtcAGGTCTGAGGGCACCAGGGGCAAAGAGATGCATTTCACTGGAGTGTGTGAGCTACCGCCAGACATGGAGGGAGAGGCCAGGCTCATCTGActcagagagactgagagagagagagagactgagagagagagagactgagagagagagagactgagagagagagagactgagagagagagagactgagagagactgagagagactgagagagagagactgagagagagagactgagagagagagactgagtgagcGAGACTGAGTGAGCGAGACTGAGTGAgcgagactgacagagagactgacagagagactgacagagagactgaccgagagagactgagagaaaatAGATCCCACCAAGAGCCTGATATGATCCATACCTATTAAAGCAGTAAACTGTTAACAGACCCAAACTTCCCCCAACAGAATTACTTGCAGCTGTGGTGGTCATTCACAACACAAAATACCTGACAGGGAACTGATAAATTACtagatgaggtgtgtgtgtgtctgtgtgtgtgtgttggaagtTGTTGGAATAATGAGCCCTTggtttatgtatgtatatagtgtgtgtgagagcctGGATGGTTCTGCTCTCAGTCCCAGTGCAGATTGAAGGCCCAGAGACCCCTATTGTATGGgggatatatttttaaataataaaaaaaaaactattttagtcTTTCCAAAGGGATAGCTGTCATAACAATAAATGAAATTATAGTGTATATGAAGATATTATATGAATATAGCACTTGAtgatatttattaaaaaaaaaaaaaactgagagGGCTTCTTCTGCTAAGAAACTCAGGTTGAGGGTTAGAATTCCAAAGCCCAGTTCAGAAACATCCAATGAGAGATGAAGCAACCGTCTTAAAAAGAGTTTTAGAACAGTTCTTCATTTGAACGTCTCGTTTCAGGACGTATCCCGCCATCAGCTTGAGTTTACAATATGAAACGGAATATGTCAAAGCTTTATCTGCTGTCCTGCAGCGAGTTTGCTCCATTTTGCCAGTCAGAGAACGCTAATGTCCTGtgttcagccaatcagcttGTTAGATAGCCAAGCAGAACTATTTGACTGCATGGCAGCAGAGGATAATGTCCAACAAGTCTCCACTGCACGTCATCTCTTTCTCTGAATACCAGTCGTTAGTCAGCTGTTGTGCTACATGTCAGGTGTTGTATCTGAATTGGGCTTTAGCCTTTTCTTCAAAGCATACGCTGGGCCTAGTCTAACTCTATATAGTGCATTATCTGCCCACTGAAGTACATCATTAATAGAGTTTCATTTAAGATGGCCAGTCAAGCCAACAGTTGGCAACCTACTGAGTAGCAGAGTGTTGCTGGGCCACTTTAGTCTGACTAGTGATACAAGTCTGCTGGCAGCTTTCTACATACATTCCGTTACAGAGCACCCAGTTGGAGTTGTTTGactggtgcgtgtgtgtgtgtttgtgaaattaGATGGATAGTTCACACAAATTCCAAATGAACCTAAAGATACATACCCAGACTGAGCTAACAGTGAGGGCGTCCATGGACGTCTTGGCAATACGATGAGGTTCCTCGGTGCGTTTGAGGGAGATGTCTTTTAAACGATATGCTGATTGTGAAAACAGATGAGGGTGTCTCTACGAAGGTGTACGGTATGCAATACCAACTCTGTCATGGATAATCAGGAATAATAGTGTTGTATGATTACTTCaaggtgtgcgtgtgcgtgcgtgtgtgtgtgtgtcttggtggGGTGTTGTATAGTGTTATAGTATGGCAGGGGAGTGTAGCTCTGCAGTCTCTACGCAGCATGTTCAGGTAGCACTAGTACTGTAGCAGCCCATAGATAGCCCCTCTGTTGTTTAATCTTTCTTAAAGCTTGTTGCTCTTGGTCATGTCTCATTCTCAGTCTTTAGGCTTGTTAAGTGTGCAGgctcacccccccacccccgcccaccccccacccctccgcACCCAAAAGAGACACACACGTAGTTAGTAGAACCTCTAAAAATGGGTAGATTTTGCAGGTACTTGTATATCTTTGGTATAGCCAGTTGTTAAAGATATTCTTTGTCCTGGGGGATTATAGTGGAACAAGCAGGATGGATCATTTGAGTTCCACTGTGGTGGGATGTTGCCTGTGTTCCAGATGGTTCCACTGTGTCAGCCTGCCCAGAGCATTTCTCGGATAGCTTTGGGGCAACAGGAACCCGTTCAACGCATTGTAAAGTATACACGTCTATAAACATGATATAACCATCAATAGACATGGAAATGATCAGCGCCGATACATAGCCAACCTGGTTTTTGGGGGGTTATATACAAGCACATTACTCTCCACGTATACCTTCCTAAGAATCTTTAAAGAATATGTGCTcgttattttttttgccaagcgtatgtgtttttgttgacAAGCAAAATTTGCACTCTTATAGAATGTTGGagttgtacagtatgtgtgttgcTCGGTGGCTGAGTATTAagctgtttgtgttgtgttttttcaaCTCACCTTAAAAGAATTGGGCTCTACTAAGTATCTCTGTAGCCATGTTGTTCTCATCATAGCCCTTGTGAGtcaagaaaaattaaaaatggaCTAACGTCAATCATTTTACTggacatgcatttttcagacAATGAagataaaagttttttttcttctcttctttaGCAGAGGGGCTTGTTCCAGTTTAGTGTGTGAATCGgggacatttttacaaaaatgatTGTAACTGTATGATTGTCAGTAGGGCATTCTATTGAAACACATTGCTTACCTCAATACTTGAGACAAATCTTCTTTGGATGTCTGTTAAGGACAATGGCTTAACACTTCGTATAATAGCAGGCTGgatcttttccttttttttgtaatacatGTACTCCCTCATACACAGCTTTGACGTCAAATGTCATGTATTTTTCACACCTGAAACACTAGTGAGCTAACACTGAAACTGGTAGGCCGAtgtatgtaatatgtaaaaTCACAGTTAAAAACAACTATTGGCCCAAACGTTTGGCTCCACATCGCTTTATATCAGCCTGACTGCAGAACGGCTCAAATTCATTGGAACAATCATTACTGATGTTGACTATGTTTATAATAACTATGTTAATGATTTTCTTGTGGTTATGAGGATATCCACTTTTGCTGGGTATTGGTGAATGTTCCCACCTTTGAccatgtcagaaaaaaagaaagttttATGATTCAGTTACAATCGTACAGAAAATTGTGCTGCTTCTCCAAATGTAATTTGCAGTTTGTACCAGTTGAGTCATATTTACTTTTCACCAGTTCCATCTCAGTTCAGAAGAGAAAACGGGTCTTTGGCAGGATGCACTGGACTCAGATGAGAGGTCTGAATCTCTGCTTTGTCAACAACAAAACACTTCCTGAATGATTCTCCTGCGCTTTATATAATGGTGTTCTACTGTTGCTATTGTCTTTTGTCCCTGAAAGCATTTTATGACTGTACCTTGATTGTAGAAGCCCTATTTTATAATGAGCATAATTTCAGAAATACTTGTCGTTGTACATGTATTGTATGGAAAAACCTAAATAAATGCCATTTCaaactgtacatttttcttttcattttacaaTCTGTGAtatttagaaacatttacagtGCTTTCCAGTACTATAATtcccttggtaaagatgagaaaaaaggctctgaaatgtttttatcaacttgatcttacactcaTAATTTgagaaatctaacctttaattgaggCAAAAAAATTCTAAGGAAAAAATCTTCAAGAAATAAATACTCTGGGTAACTATTCAAAAGATGGGGCCAGGTGTCATGGCTCTTGTTGGAGAATCGCAGAAGTTGGTTAAATCTTGAGGTTACTCTCCAAAAACTTGAATAACATGTCACTCCGTGCCAACGAAGCTATTTGGTCATTTTGCTGGAAGAAAGCCTATGATTCTTGCTTTCCTTTGGCTTACAGGGTGTAACGTACGAATTAACGAGAGTCAGAGTTGGAATTATTGCTTGGGCGACTTGCTGATCCTCACCCCTTCTGCAGAACTGGCAATGACCCAAACCACCCAGCTAGTGATGCATGTCAGGCAACTGGGGTTCCTGGTTAATTGGGATAGAACTGAGAGCACCTTGACCCAACATGGATTGCTTAGACAAACGAACCAAAGAGGCCTAGATAAAACCCACAGAGAGAATTCAGGTCTCCTGCTTTGGAGGTGGGGACACAAGCATCTGTGCTCATTGACAGTCTTATCCCAGGGCACCACGCTGTAGGGATGGATCTCATGTCCCAGTGCCTTCAGCTCACCACTGTAATCAAAATCTGGGCATAGTTCTGGTAAGTCAAGGTGGTTTAGTTTGTGTCACAggaaaacacactgccatctcTAGTTTTCTGTATGAGCACAGGACTAGCCCCCACCAGCCAGGGCCCAAAGCCTGTTTGGATTGGACTGGCTTATACAGTAATGCCTGTTCTATGTGTGGAGCATAGAACTGGCCTCGAGCCCATAGTCTTCACAAATGTTCGGACATGAGGCAACTTTGGTCAAAAAGACATGAGTGTGAGGGCTCCCACAAGTTAAAATAATGCAATCCTTTATCCAGTGGGAGGGATGTCAGGGGTGGCTGCCTTGCAATGAAGAATACTGCTCTAGAGTCTCGCTGAAGACTTTTCGGGAGCTTGAGTACTTGGCTGCACTCCATTACATAGTGCCAGCTGCTCACCCATTGGCTGGAGTGcttgcatttgttttttgttagaGCTGAGCGGCTAGTGAAAGAAAGGTAAACCAATAGCGGCAAAGCTAGACTCCACTCAGAACTGGAGTGACATTTCTAGACTAATGTCTCTCCTAGTTTTGTAGCTTCACCACTTGAGGGAGCCCTTAGACTTTGACTTGTACATTGGCTCAGGGTATCTGATTCATTTCCGGTCTGTTGAATTTCTCTTTCTACACACTAGAACAGCATAGTTCCCACAGTGACCTAACCCCAGCACTTTTTGTACAGTGAAAATATGAGATGTAATCATGTTGCGTGTGTCTCAAGCCCACATTGATTAATCGTGTGTAAATACCTGACCTGTCTCTGCGAATCTGAGACGGTTTATCTCATGATCTGACGTTAAACGGATTTCACCCCAACTCTGATTACTACACAGCAATGTTTTCACAATGGCCTCCACGTGAGCACGCCTGTGAAATGTAACGAAACGGGTCAGAATCACATCCAGATTTGCATGTCTGAGCCGGGTCAACAAGTTTCATTTGCATGCTCTGGAAGTACGACTTCAGATTCACATTACGGTGAATTCAAAACTTGAGGACTGCCAGGTCTCCACTATTACAAGTGTTGGCTTGACTGCTGCTCTAGTTCATTGGCCTGTGTGAGGGTGTCTGTCCAGGAATATGTGAATCACTGATGCAGATAGTAGACCAGACCATGGAAATAATGTCTCAGACCTTGTCTGtgccagagaaagagaggagtaGTTGGAATAGAGAGAACCCAGTCAGGTTACAGACAGTGTAAAGACGTTTAACAACttttgagagaggaagagagactgcCATGTGGAACGATTATGGGGAGAGCCGCCAGTCAGGTTGAAGACCCCATAAATCAGTTCAACAGTCAGCTAACAGCACCTTTAAAACTATGACTTCAGACCCTTCGCTTCCATTTAACAGTTAGCCAACATCGATTGTTCGTATTCTCCAGGTATGGACAGATGTGTCCGGAATGACTTTAAGGATATTAAAAACAGCAATATATTCCAGCCAACCCATTTTTAATGCCTACTTGTGTTTTTCTAATAAAAACTTTACTTCGGTCAAGCCGGAGTAGAGATCAGGACAGATAGATCAGAGACCAATCCAAAACTCATTGCCCTTATTAACAGACTCAAGAGTTTCTCCGAAATAttgtttggcatgtctgcataTTCAAGCAATGGCATGTCTATTTATTTATAACAGTTTTTGGTttacatacatttgtttatttccaTTGGTAATGTACCCAATTTGATTCATTTTCCGGGGGAAAGATCTGGACATCCAGCCATTGTGTGGCTGTAGTCCTGAAATGAGCCTGAATTTAATGGGTTGTTAGATagaagcagacagacactggcAGTATTACAACCCTGAGGCCACTGAGTACAATAATGTGCCTTTCAAAGGGTTAAACCTATTACAGTTAACAGGCAATTGAAGGTGCTTTTGCACCACAGTACCAATTTAAAATCACCCACTCCTTGTAAACTGTGCATACAGCGTGGCATTCAAAGCTTTGCATTTTTTGGGATTGGGGTTTAAGCAGTCATTGACCAACCAAAGCCAGAGTATGTCCATATTTCACATGTTTTCTCTTTATTATATATTGCAAAGATTTGTTACCAAACACCTTTGTTAAAGCTCTGTTGGCGGTTTGTTAAAGTTATATGGTCCCCAACCACGTGTCACCTACAGGCCAGCCCTCCCTTGGAGTAGAGCAGTAGAACTGCTAAATGAGCTTCTGCTCAGGAGTACATCTGTGTGTGATCATGTTGGGAGTGAAGCATTGGGACGGTCAGCACCAGATGACTGGGCTGTGGACTCAGGCCATGATGTGGCATGACGCACTGACCCCCGTATTCTCATGTCATTTTAAGATATGAACATTAATTAACATCTCTGTGGTAACTTTCACCAGAGGAAAGAGGAAGATCATTCAACAGGAAGATCTCCTTTCCTGTTCTATCATAGGAGACATACTGTAGAGCTATTTAAGGTTCTCCTCAGCATTTAAACAAGGTCATTGGTACCCccgcccctcccccatcccaaCCTGTAACTTCAATCTCCGGCAATGTAGAGCCTTCAGTCATAACAAAGTACATACAAAAATAGTCCAATTAAAAACGTTGGCACTCTTAATAGCATAGATGTGAATAATGTCATTGTGGCCTGTCCTTCTGCCTTTACTTAGAGGTCTGCAGTGCTGGTATGGTACAGACTATTGTAGCTGTGCTTCTGTTACCAGAGGGTCTTTAGTTCAGTGTTCCACCTACATCTCTTTACAATTGTCATCCCCGGTGTGTCAGATTATGGGAAATGAATTCACGCCGTTGACATCCACTGTTATTAGAAATGGCAAAAAAACTGCATTATTATGTTGAAGGAAAGTGTATAGGATAAATAACATGGTGCAAATGAATCGGTTTTAAGAGTACCTTTAGCAATACAGTTTCACTGAGGGCTAGTCTCTTTCAGTGTCACCacttctccatttctctcccccctctcatAGTCAAAACGAATTTTTTTGCATAGGGCAACACAGTCCCGCCTACAATAAAATATACGTTATAGCGTATGTTTCAGCAAGTAAAAAGTGATTTACTTTCTATCAGCCAGATTGTAGCAGTGTGTGTTGGCCATCTGAAATAGTTTAAGAAAGGTTTCAGAATGTTAACTGTCcaatgggagagagggagaaggcaTGAGGCAGGGTGAGgtttaaataaaaatctgtttCCATTTGGACCTAGAGAGCCTTCTGGAAAACAgcatatctttctctctctctctctctctctctctcacacacacacacacacacacacacacacagacacacaaacacacatactgtatgcacACAGCCTGACacattccccctctctcctattcacccccccttctctctatctatctctgaTGTCATTGTTTCCTGCCCCTATAGATGCTGAACTCAGGGCTCTTTTCAGACTGGCAGCCAAAAGTCTGACATAGAAAAGCTGGACATAGAATAGAAATCAATAGTATAGGACATACTGTCCTATAGAAGTAATATGTTCAAGTAGCAAGCCAGCTGCATTCTAACTCATTCTGACAGACAACATGCACAAACAATAATCAGCATAGCATCATAAGATGTATAGACAATGAAGATGAATAGAAGATCACACTTTTACATATTGGGTTGGACTGTAGTTTTACACTACATTGAACATACAGTTAAGAAGGttttcatacccatgccaaattttgaacaatagtgaatttttatttgaccaataggtttcttctgtctggaaatgacataaacatgtgacaaaacacggtaagacatttagccatgacttgcagttgactagtaactgactgGAGAACTattgctgttcagctgttcagctgttctcaatttataggtgattagaatgcactCTCATGGTGTAAATTACAagatcattttaaatgattttaaatgagaccattttctcaaaaatttcaaggggtatgaataatgttggacatggcatttttcataaaaatttgaaaaaaactaaatagttTTACGTTAtacatttgtatctccagcacaatgttttactgtgttttgtgaCTTGTTTaagtcatttccagccagaagaaacctttTGGTCATATAAAAAGTCACTATGGCTCAAATATTGGCATgagtatgaatacttttgggcttaactctGTGTCTAATTCTTCTATAGGGTTTCTACTGAATAAATCTAAAGCATCTGTATAGCCTCcaaagaataatatttttttgcagatGTGGATAATTCAGAACTGCAATCAAGCTCACAAACATCATTTCCtgtacattcattattttaatttccGTTCCTAAACTCCCTAAACTCATCCCAAATAGTTTTGCCCAAATTAGTGATTATGACTTTGCTTAAATCTCACCAGGCTGTCCTTCTGTTCTTCCTATTACAATAGTCAGCTAGGAAGTATGCCATAACCTAAAGACTTGGAGTAGAAACTTCTCTGGTTAACAATTGCAAGTGAGTTTGCAGATCTTGCGGCAGCAGCAAAAGCATGACTGTCCGCCAAAATAATTATGCACAAATACTACCACTTTTGGGGAAGTCCCTGGAGCTGTCCATATGTATATTAATCAGCAACTAGAATACCAACCCAGGTTGCATAGAACCTCTCTGGGAgtcagtgcacacacacatatatatatatatatatatatatatatatttgagtgcCCAGTGCTGAATATGTAATCTATATTTAATCACAAACCAAGAACAGTTGACCACATTAATTGCTTACAGGTTAAAGTTTCATTCAAACAACTTTAAAAGAATGAAGTAGTTGCTTTTTTTCTTAAAAGCATCAAGCACTACAGTTCTGCATTTCTTCCACTAGGACAGAAGTTCAAGAGAATTTGTAGTGAGGGAatgaagggatggaggggggagggatagGTGAGAGAACTGAGTGAGAAAGACATGGAAACTACACTTAGTCAGATCCAGTAAGGATCCCTTGTGTAGGTGGAAGGAATGTTTTGAGAACAAATGGAATGCTGTGTACTGTAATCTAATAAcatcattttttttgtgtttagaaACTTTCTTATGCAATCTCAGATATTTTGAataatgcttttttttctttattttgaattGGAATCCTAATCTTGTGCATTCTTTGGCTGATCCCTGGAACAGTCTAAAACAGATTAAAAGTTCATCCCTGGAACAGTCTAATTCCCTGTAGAGAGCATAGAGCCAACAGTAAACAGAGTTCTTTCTAAAATCCAACTGACATTTATCTAGCGTCATGTTTTCACTATTTACAAATTGGCTTATTTCTCTGCTCTTTTCTCCGTTGTGTTAGgtcatgtgtatgtgttgtgtgcgtAAAAAGGGTGGAGATGAGGTTATTAGGTCTATTCAGACACAACCATTGTGTCTGCAGAATCAGGTTTCCCAACTCATCACCAATTCATGAAGCATGATAAAACAACAGTATTTTACATACATATCTAAATGGGAACACCGCATTTGATTGTCCTGAAAAAATCCACTTTTACTGACCTTAAAACTAACCTAAACCATAACCTAAACATCTATggctaaacttaacctaaccctaactccaatCGTAACCTTTTACTTAAACCAAACACATAAACCAAAAGATTGCCTTTTTCAAAATGGAGACAGGAATAGTTTTATTTAACTTAAACTTGTATTTAAACTTACTTGTTGACATGTTTGTGCTGGGAACACACAGAGTTTTGTTATTCtatagtttctttttttttattgttcccaattaaaataatgtgtttccTAACATTAATTGTAACGCTAACCCCAcattcctaaccctaatcttaaccctaaatctAATGTTAAGCCAAACCCCTATTTCGAACCCTAAATCTAACTCCTAAGCCTATTACAGCAATATGACACTTGAACAACAGAATTGCAGATAGCATGGCATGGGCTGAGGAAATACCCTTGTGTTTTTACAGGCGctgattttatttgtattaattttaTGGGATAGATCAGCTTTGATATTGCAGTAGCAAACAATATGGAGTAATGGTGCACTGCTCAAACATTTCAACAGCTCTGCATAAAATTGGCCTGTATAGGCGACAAGATAGAACCCCTTATTCAAAAAGTTACATCTTAAGAATGAAATCATGAGAATAACCCAGTTGTGAAACatattgaaaaat
This portion of the Esox lucius isolate fEsoLuc1 chromosome 13, fEsoLuc1.pri, whole genome shotgun sequence genome encodes:
- the elmod3 gene encoding ELMO domain-containing protein 3; amino-acid sequence: MEGDVGVTAHTGGLNGVAPECKERETLTTNGHSNHKPVMNGRMAVHAVKEHANASSRLKSLPISSLKQNGLLQSLASGEQPQRKEESAEVEQAREEWEALESIQPVVSEEPSPTPLISFNEALQHFQTTDFGEVLKNIQPTVRRTGLAALSHFLFGPPRLHRELLEERDLVFAIAQCCLDNSQTVHMRVLQTIYKKLTGSRLDCPRLGSHWESVGFQGTDPATDLRGTGFLGLMHTLHLVMDPETLPLARDIYKLSHHPTQNFPFCVMSINMTRIALHALREEALAKECNRRQQVVGVLSEFYVATFLHLYQLWKSQRKTISDSGFVLKEVELFAKKNPKQMLRRLDVFLKERRSGGTPRVSPDPTAQHPSPCLGERGVRSEGTRGKEMHFTGVCELPPDMEGEARLI